The Deinococcus aquaticus genomic interval ACGCGCTACAGTCACGCTCCGTGAAAGTCTCCGTTCTGTGCCTGTCCCTGCTTACCCTCGCCCTGACCGGGCCGGCTGCGTCTGCGGCGGCCAGCGCGGCAGGTCAGACCACCCCGCGCGGCAGCGCCCTGCTGGGCACCATGCCGCCCGCGCCCAACCGGCCGGCCGTTCCCGCCACGCCGCCACGCACCACCACGGAAACCATGCCCGGCGCGTGGGCGCGGCCCGGCGAGTGGGTACCGGTGGGCGGCGCGCACGCCTCTTACCTGCAGGTGCCGGCCGGGTGCCCCGAGCGGGCCTGCGCGCTGGTCGTGGTGTCGCACCCGCGCGCGCAGTCGGCCGAGCGGCTGCGGGACAGTCCGCAGGCAGGAACGCTGGTGGCGGCGCTGCTGCGCGCCAACTACGCCGTGCTGCTGTCCGGTGACGGCGGCCCGGCCACCTGGGGCAGCCCCGGCGCGCTGAGTACCGTGGGCGTGGCGCACGCGACCGCCACGCGCCGCTTCAACTGGAGTGGCCGCACGTACGCGCTGGGCCTGAGCATGGGTGGGCTGATGTCGCTGCGCAGCGCCCTGCCCGGCTCGCCGTACCCGGTGTCCGGCGTGGCCCTGATCGACGCCTGGGCCGACCTGGACCGCGCGTGGGGCTCTGACCTGACGCGCCGCGCCGAGATCGACGCGGCGTACCGGCTGGGAACGCGGCCGCTGCCGGACCTGAACCCCCTGGTGCGGGTGATGGCCGCGCCGCCCATGCCGCTGTTCGTGGTGAACAGCCTGGACGACACGACCGTGAAGGCCAGCCTGAACACGGACCGGCTGCTGGGCCGCGCGCAGCAGGGCGTCAGCGAGTTCATTCCGCTGACCGGGCCGCACCTGGGCGGGAACCGGTTCTCGCCCGCCGTGGCGCAGCGGCTGGTAGGGTTCTTCGACCGGCTGGCCGCACTGCCGCTGCCGGAGGCGGGGTCGCAGGCCGGTGCCGAGCGTCCCTGAACACCCTCCAGGACAACCCCGCGCACACCCGGAGGCCCGCACTGAACGCGTGTGGCGGTGGGGTGGGTGCGGGTGGAAGTGTGTCTCGCTCTGCTATTGAACCGGGTGAATGTGAAAGACTTAACGTCAGTGAGCTTCATGCAGGAATTCCAGATCACTCAACCCCTGACCAACCGGTCCCCGCTGGCCGAACAACCCGGCGTGTACAGCGAATCGGCCGAATGGGACGGCCAGCCCGTGTTCGTCAAGACCCTGGCCGCCGACGACCCCGACTCGCAGGCCCGCTTCCAGCATGAGGGCCGCGTGGCCGCCAGTCTGCACCACCCGCTGGTCGTGTCTCCGCTGGCCATCACGCCCACGCAACTGATCTTTCCGTTCGTGACCGGCGGCACCCTGCGCGAACGCCTGGAACGCAGTCCACTGGGTGAGGAGGAAGCCACCGAGGTCGCCAGTGGCGTCCTGAGCGCCGTGGCGTACCTGCACGCCCGGGGCGTGACGCACCACGACCTGAAACCCGAGAACGTGATGCTGCTGGACGGCGAGCCCCGCTGGAACAACGTGCGGCTGATCGACTTCGGCATGAGCCACTCGCAGGCGCTGCCGCTGGACATTCACAGCGGCACCCGCATGGGCACCCCGCACTTCATGGCGCCCGAGCAGTTCCTGGGCGTGCGCGGCGACCCGCGCAGCGACCTGTACTCAGTGGGCGTGCTGCTGTTCGACTGCCTGGCCGGACACCCCCCATACGAGGACGCGCTCGGCTGGCTGGCCGGCATCCGCGACCGCCGCGCCGAACTGCCCGGCCCGGAACCCCTACACCCCCTGATGCGCTCGGCCCTGTCCCGCGACCGCGCCCAGCGCCCCCTGAGTGCCGCCGAGATGCAGCAGCATCTGTGCTCGGCGCGGCTGGAACTGGGCCTGCCGCCCCTGCCGGTCCCGGCGGCTCCCGCCGCGCTGGTCACGGCCCACCCGGTCACGGCCGACCTGATCATGGAACCGCCCGCGTGAGCCTGATCGCATTTACCGGCAATCACTTCCTGGCGGACGAGACCCTGCGCGACACCCTGCGCGCGCGCGGTCTGAACGCCCGCGACCTGCCCAGGCTGGCCGGGGACGACGTAACGCCCGACACCCTGAGCCCCCACCTGAGCCCCGGTCTGTTCGGTGACGGGGGCGTGATCGTGGACCTCGCCGGCGTGAAACCCGACAAGGCCCTGCTGGAACTGCTGGCCTCGGCTGCCGTCACGGTCGCCGTGCTGGATGAGAGCCCGCCAGCCACGCGCGTCAAGGTGTACGAGGCGCGCGGCGAGATTGTGCCCTCCCCCGCCCCCAGCCGACCCGGCGACGTGACCGCCTGGGTCGTGCAACGCTGCAAGAAAGCCAGGCTGAACCTCGACCGGGACGCCAGCGCCTACCTCGCCGAGGTGTTCGGCGCGGACCTCGCGGGCATCGCCGGGGAACTGAACAAACTCGCTCTGCTGGACGGCCCTTTCACCCGCGAGACCGTGCAGCGCGTCGTGGGCCGCGAACCGCCGGGCGACAGTTTCGCCATGCTGGGCGCCGCCACCGCCGGCCGCCCCGGCGAGGCCGTCACGCAACTGCGCCGCCTGCTGGCGTCCGGCGAGGACCCCTTCAAGATGATGGGAGCCGTCGTCTGGCAGTACAGCCTCGTGGCCCGCTGCGTCGCCCTGCAACAGCAGGACGGCCGCGTGACCGAAGCCGTCGCCGCGCAGAAACTCGGCGTGAAACCCTACCCCGCCAAGAAAGCCCTGGAAGTTGCCCGCCGCCTGAATGAAGCCAAGATCCGCACGCACCTGGAACGCATCCTGGCCGCCGACCTCGCCATGAAACGCGGCCTGGACGCCGGAGTGGCCCTGGAACGCCTGATCGTGCAACTGAGCGTCTGATCAGGTGGGTTGTAGGCAGCGGGTCGGTTGCTCGCTGCCTACAACCCGCTCCCCACTCAGCTGCTGAGGGCAGGCAAGACGGGTTCGAGTTCGTCCGGGTGGAAGCGTTGGTCGGTGGCGTGCGCGAGTTGCCGGGCGAGGCGGCGCAGGGGCAGGCGACTCAGGTCGATGCTGCTGGCGCCGCTGCGTTCGGGGTTGATGCGGCCGGTCAGGTCAATCAGGGTGTGGTACGGCTGAATCAGGCTAGTGGGGAGGGGACCGCCGGTCAGAACGATCAGGTCGGCGCGTTCCGCGAAGCTCTGGCAGGCGGGATCGCGGCGGCTGAGCGGGAAGGCGCGCAGGCCAGCCGGGAGGTCACGCACGGCGCGTTCGGCTTCCGGGAGGTTCTCGGCGGCGACGCCGATGTCGGTGAAGCCCAGGCGGGCCAGCGGGAGGGCCAGGGCGAGGTCGTGGGCGTCCGTGCCGACGAGCAGGGCGGCGGCTCCGCGCGTGGCGTACCCGCTGGCTTCCAGGGTGTCGGTCAGGGCGTCGCTGAGGGCGAAGGTGCCGTGCGGTTCGCCCGCGAACGAGATGGCGTCCACGCGGCCCACGCGGCGGGCGGTGGTGTCGGGCGTGACAGCGTCCAGCAGGTGGATCTGCTGGCTGTCGTGCACGAGCGCGCCCGTGAAGTGCAGGGCGCGGCAGGCATCCATGACGGCGCGGGTGTCGCCTACGGGGACGTTCACGGCGATCAGGCCGAGGTCACGCAGGGCGCGGGCGGCCGGGGCGGGGTAGCCGATCAGGGCGAGGGGCGTGTCGGACGCAGGCATTGACCCGCAGTCTAACGGCTGCGGGCCTTAGGGGTGGATGGTTGATGAACCGGGCGTCACTTCACTTCAGCCGTCCACCGTGACCCGTCAGGGATTGACCGCTCTGGCGGGACGGCGCAGGCTCAGCAGGGCTCCGAGGACGACGATCACGGCAGCCACCGCGACGCCCGTGACGACAGTGGCGGCGTCCGGCCGGGCGACGTACACGCCGTAGAAGGCCCACAGCAGCACGGCCGCGAAGGCGTAATCGTGGAAACGGACGAGGAAGAACACACCGATCACGGCAGCGATCACGACCAGCAGGGCGCTCCAGACGGGGGCGCTGATGCCCAGCGCGCCGCCCGTGACGCCCGCACTGACGAGGAACGCCGTGATGTTGGCGATGGTGGCGACACTGATCCACGCGAGGTAGAGGCTGGACGGCAATTGCAGGGTCCAGACTTCCGCGCCCTGGGGGCGCAGGTCACGCACCGTCAGGTACAGCCACACGAGACTGCCCAGCAGGGCCAGCATGACCGGAACGCTCAGCGCGAAGTTCAGGCTCTGGAAGGCCAGCAGCCACGCGCTGTTCAGCAGGTTGCCCAGCAGGAACGGCCAGAACAGCCGGTCGTACCGCGCGCCCCGCTGGGCGGGCAGGGCCTGATACACCGCGAAGGCCAGCAGGCCCAGGAAGATGGGGCCCCACACCGCGAACGTGAGGCCGGCGGGCGTGAAGGCGTTCGGGAGGGCGTCACTGACCTCCTTGTTCGAGTTGCCGAAGAGTGGAAGGGCGTTACTGAGGTAGTTCATCACGAGCGTGAGCAGCGTGACGAGCAGCAGAGTGACTTGCCTGGGAAGTCCGGTCATGCCTTCAGCCAAGAGTTTCCACAGGCGAGGGAATAGCGACCAGCACGAAGGCCCAGGAGGCAGGGGCTTGAAATTCCCCGGTCTCATGGGCCTTTATGCGAAGTGACTATGCCTCGCATCCCCAGCCTACCGCACAGCATCATCACCGCTCAGCTGAACCGGGTCACCAGCCTCAGTGGCCTCATCCCCTACAGCACCCTGTGTAAAAGTGCCATCTCCAAAGAGATGGCGCGGGACTCCTTCGCCTCCACGGAGGACTTCAAGCGTCGAGCCAGGAACGCGCCGGAGGGCGCGTTCCTGGCCATTGATTTCGTCATGGTGCCCCACGCCGGACGGACGATGGAAGGCGTGAACTACCACTACAGCGGTCAGGCCCAGACCCGTCTGGGCCATCAGTTCACCTCCGCGGCCCTGGTCAGGTTCGGTGAAGATCCAGTTCCGTTGCTGGAGCGCTTCAAGGTTTCCCAGGCCCTGCATACAGAGCGCTATCCTTACCGTACAGCGACTCAGGAAATGATCCACGTCGTCCAGGATTGCCTCGCGGCGGGCGTCCCCATGGCGGGTCTCCTCCTGGATGGGGAGTTCGGGCGGGACGCGGCTGTGACCTTCAGTCGCGAGCATCAGATTCCGGTATTGATCCGTGCCAAAGCCAATATGACCGTGCAGTTCGAGGGTGAGGGACTCACCCTCGGTGCGCTGAGTCGGCAGTTCCCTCCAGAACGCTGCCACCTGTACGCGGAGTTCGGGTGGCGTGTCCGTCGATTGTCGGTCACCCGTGAGGTCGGTGGGTTCGATGTCCTGATCGTGTGGCGCAAGGTGCACGGGGAGTGGACACGGTTTTTCCTGTTCAGCACGTTTGGTGGTGACGTCACGGTTCGCTCACTGCTGCGGGCCTGGAAGGCCCGCTGGGGAATTGAGGTGATTCACCGGTTCTTCAAGCAGAACCTGGGACTGGGACGCTGTCATTGCCGGACGATCCAGGCGCAGGAGAACTGGGTGTGGTGCGTGGTGGAGGCCTTTCACGCGGTGTTACGGGTGCGTAGGGAAGTACCGGGAATGACGTGGCGGGCCGCACAACGGCAGGCAGCTCAGAATGCCGAAAAGTACGTCCTGACCGGGATGGAGCAGGACGGCCCCCTGCTTGACGCCGCGTGACACGACATCAGCAGGGAAGTGGAAACTCTTGTTCAGCGTAAGAGGGGCTGCCCGGAGCGCGGTGTCAGAACGCTGACGGTTTCGTGAACGCCGGCCGCCACATGAAGGTCAGATCAACGAATTTCAGGAGCGGCTGCCCGCCCGGCGCGCGGCGACCGTCAGGAGTGCGGCGGCCAGCGGCACCAGCCCCCGTGTGCGGCGCGACAGCAGGCCGGCCCCCAGGGTGATGACGGCCGCATGCCGTGCCAGTTGTACCTCGGCGGCGCGCACGGGCCGGGAGGCGCGGTCGCAGGCACTCGTGACCTCCTCCGGGGCGGTCAGGGTGCGTGCCAGTGGCAGGACCGACGCGGCCAGCAGCGCCGACCCCCACGAGAACCCGGCAGGGCGGGCCAGCGTGGGCATCAGCGCCCCGGCCGCCGGGAGGATACTGTGCGACCCCGGCGTGAGGAGCGGCGCGGTCCCGACCAGCAGCGCTGCCGCCCGCTCACCCGACGCTCCGGCCAGCAGGGATTGCAGCAGCAGCCCCGCGTGGTCGGCGCTGGTGGCAGGCTCGCCGGTCGTGCCTGCGATCAGGCGCACGCCACTCAGGACCGCCAGTCCCGCCAGGGGGTTGCCCGCGCCGCCCAGCAGGGCCACGGCCGCCGCGACCGGCAGCGCCGCGTTGGCCGTGACCGGGTGGTCCGGATCCAGTTCCCGCGCGGTGGCCCAGGCCAGGAATGCCGCGCCCCCCACGCCCGCCGCCTGCGCCCAGGGCCGCCCGAACGCCAGGGCCAGCAGCGCCGCCCCGGCACTCCCGGCCGCCGCGACCCGGTTAGAGGGGTACGAGAAGTCCAGTGGACGCGCCAGCGCCGAGCCACGAACGAGGGGAGCAGCGGAACTTGACATGCCCGCACCCTACGCCGCGCGGCATGCACGGCCGCGTGACCGGCAAGGAACCGTGAACGGCCTGCCTTCCGTTCAGGTGGTGTAGTCGGCGTTGATGCTGACGTACTCGGCGCTCAGGTCGCAGCCCCAGGCCTCGCCGCGCGCGTCGCCGACGCCGAGGTCGATGGTGAAGACGACCTCTTCGGCTTTCATGCTGGCGCTGACCTGCGCGTCGTCGTACGGCAGCGGCTTGCCGCCGAAGACGGGGTGGCCCTGCACGCTGACGGTCAGGCGTTCGATGTCCGCCTGCGCGCCGCTGCGGCCGACGGCCATGATCACGCGGCCCCAGTTGGGGTCGTTGCCGTGCACGGCGCTTTTCAGCAGAGGGCTGACGCAGCAGGTGCGGGCGGCGGCCAGCGCCTCGGCTTCGGTGCGGGCGCCGCTGACCTGCACGGTCAGGAGTTTCGTGGCGCCCTCGCCGTCGGCGGCGATCTGGCGGGCCAGGTCGCGCATGACGCCTTCCAGGGCGGTCAGGAATTCGGTCAGGTCGGCGGGTCCGGCCTCGCCGTTGCACAGGACGACGGCCATGTCGTTGGTGCTGGTGTCACCGTCGACGGTGACGGCGTTGAAGGTGCGGTTCACGATGGCCGGGAACGCCTCACGCAGCGCCGTCTGGTCGATGGCCGCGTCGGTGAAGGCGAAGGCGAACATGGTGGCCATGTCCGGGTGGATCATGCCGCTGCCCTTGGCGGTCCCGACGATGCGCGCGCCGCTGCTCAGGGTGACGCTGGCGGTCTTGGGGTGCGTGTCGGTGGTCATGATCGCGGCGGCGAAGGGGTCGGCGGCGCTGTCCAGTTCGTCCGGCAGGTGCTCGATGCCGCTGAGGACCTTATCCATGGGCAGCAGGTGCCCGATGATGCCGGTGCTGGCGGTCAGGACGGCCTCCGGGTCCACGTTCAGGACGCTGCCCAGCGCGTCGGCCATGTCGGCGTTGTCGTTCGCGCCGCGCCGGCCGGTGGCGGCGTTCGCGTTGCCGGCGTTGACCAGCAGGGCGCGCACGGGGGCTCCGTGCGCGTACAGGTCGCGGTTGCGGGTGACGCAGGCGGCGGCGGTGGTGCTGCGCGTGCCCGCGAAGGCCCAGGTGCAGTCATGGGCGCTGGTCACGCCGCTCAGGTCGGTCTTGCCGCTGGGTTTGATACCGGCCGCCATGGCGGCGGCGGTGAAGCCGGTGGGGAACGTCAGGCCACTCATGCAGGGGAGTGTAGCGGGCGGCGGGCTGCCCCGGTTGGGGGCGGGTCTATACTCGGTGCAAATGAAGCTGAATTCCCTGGAATCGCGTGGGCGCGCGGATGTCGTGATCGTTGGGGCCGGGTCGGGCGGGTGCGTCGCGGCGCGGCGACTGCTGGACGCAGGGGCGCGGGTGCTGCTGCTGGAGGCGGGCGGGCCGGACACCAACCCCCTGATCCGCGCGCCGGGCGCGTTCCCGAAGCTGTTCCGCAGCGCCGTGGACTGGAACCTGACGACCGCGCCGCAGGAGCACGCGGGCGGCCGGGCATTCTACTGGCCGCGCGGGAAGGTGCTGGGTGGCAGCAGTGCCATCAACGCGACCATCTGGATTCGCGGTTCAAGGCGGGATTTCGACGGCTGGGGCGAAGGCTGGACCTGGGAGGACGTGCTGCCGGAGTTCCGGGCGCAGGAGTCGTTCCGGGGTGAGCCGTCGGCGGCGCGCGGCACGGACGGCCCGATGCCGGCCGGCGCGCGGGCAGGGTCGCACGCGCTGAGCGAGGCGTTCGTGCGGGCGGCGGCGCTGGGGCTGGGCGTGCCGCTGGTCAGCTCCTTCAACGACGGACAGCTGGAGGGCGCGGCCCTGCTGGAAAGCAACCACCGGCGCGGCGAACGCCACAGCGCGTTCCGGGCGTTCCTGAAACCCGTTCTGAACCACCCGAACCTGACGGTCCTGACCAGCGCGCACGTGCTGCGCGTCCTGTGGACAGGCAGCGGCGACACGCGGCGCGCGTCGGGCGTGCGGCTGCGGCATCAGGGGCGCACGCTGGACGCCCCGGCGGGCGCGGTCCTGCTCGCGGCGGGCGCGGTGCAGACTCCGCAATTGCTGATGCTCTCGGGCGTCGGGCCGCGCGCCGAACTGGACCGGCACGGCATCGAGACGCACGTGAACCTGCCCGGCGTGGGCGGCGGCCTGCAGGATCACCTGGCGGTACCGGTCATCACCCGCTCGCGGCTGACGTCACTGGACCGCGTGCCGCAGGCCGAGGCGCTGGCCCGGTACCTCTGGAACCGCAGCGGCCCGCTGAGCAGCAACGTGGCTGAGGCGAGTGCCTTCTCGCACGCCCGACCCGGCCTGGACCCGCACGCGGACGACCCGGACATCCAGTTTCATTTCGGCCCGGCATACTTCCGGAATCACGGGGACACGACCGAGCCCGGCGATCACTTCTCGGTCGGGCCGGTGCTGGTCGACCCGCACAGTCGCGGGCGCATCACGCTGGCGTCCGCCGATCCGCAGGCCGCGCCTGTCATCGACCCGGCGTACCTGTCGGACGAGCGGGACATGCAGAGCCTGATCGCGGGGGTGCGGCAGGCGCGCGAGGTGGCCTCCGCCTCTCCCCTGTCGGGCCTGCGCGGCGCCGAAGTCCTGCCCGGCGAGGGCGTGCGCACCGACGCGGGCCTGCGCCGCCACGTGCAGCAGGAGTGCGCCACGCTGTACCACCCGGTCGGGACGGCCGCGCTGGGCGACGGCGACGGGGCGGTGGTCAGCCGGACGCTGGCCGTGCACGGCACGCGGGGCCTGTGGGTCGGGGACGCCAGCGTCATGCCGCGCATCATTCACGCGAACACCAACTCCACGAGCATGA includes:
- the holA gene encoding DNA polymerase III subunit delta, yielding MSLIAFTGNHFLADETLRDTLRARGLNARDLPRLAGDDVTPDTLSPHLSPGLFGDGGVIVDLAGVKPDKALLELLASAAVTVAVLDESPPATRVKVYEARGEIVPSPAPSRPGDVTAWVVQRCKKARLNLDRDASAYLAEVFGADLAGIAGELNKLALLDGPFTRETVQRVVGREPPGDSFAMLGAATAGRPGEAVTQLRRLLASGEDPFKMMGAVVWQYSLVARCVALQQQDGRVTEAVAAQKLGVKPYPAKKALEVARRLNEAKIRTHLERILAADLAMKRGLDAGVALERLIVQLSV
- a CDS encoding alpha/beta hydrolase, which translates into the protein MKVSVLCLSLLTLALTGPAASAAASAAGQTTPRGSALLGTMPPAPNRPAVPATPPRTTTETMPGAWARPGEWVPVGGAHASYLQVPAGCPERACALVVVSHPRAQSAERLRDSPQAGTLVAALLRANYAVLLSGDGGPATWGSPGALSTVGVAHATATRRFNWSGRTYALGLSMGGLMSLRSALPGSPYPVSGVALIDAWADLDRAWGSDLTRRAEIDAAYRLGTRPLPDLNPLVRVMAAPPMPLFVVNSLDDTTVKASLNTDRLLGRAQQGVSEFIPLTGPHLGGNRFSPAVAQRLVGFFDRLAALPLPEAGSQAGAERP
- a CDS encoding tryptophan-rich sensory protein, with the protein product MTGLPRQVTLLLVTLLTLVMNYLSNALPLFGNSNKEVSDALPNAFTPAGLTFAVWGPIFLGLLAFAVYQALPAQRGARYDRLFWPFLLGNLLNSAWLLAFQSLNFALSVPVMLALLGSLVWLYLTVRDLRPQGAEVWTLQLPSSLYLAWISVATIANITAFLVSAGVTGGALGISAPVWSALLVVIAAVIGVFFLVRFHDYAFAAVLLWAFYGVYVARPDAATVVTGVAVAAVIVVLGALLSLRRPARAVNP
- a CDS encoding GMC family oxidoreductase, coding for MKLNSLESRGRADVVIVGAGSGGCVAARRLLDAGARVLLLEAGGPDTNPLIRAPGAFPKLFRSAVDWNLTTAPQEHAGGRAFYWPRGKVLGGSSAINATIWIRGSRRDFDGWGEGWTWEDVLPEFRAQESFRGEPSAARGTDGPMPAGARAGSHALSEAFVRAAALGLGVPLVSSFNDGQLEGAALLESNHRRGERHSAFRAFLKPVLNHPNLTVLTSAHVLRVLWTGSGDTRRASGVRLRHQGRTLDAPAGAVLLAAGAVQTPQLLMLSGVGPRAELDRHGIETHVNLPGVGGGLQDHLAVPVITRSRLTSLDRVPQAEALARYLWNRSGPLSSNVAEASAFSHARPGLDPHADDPDIQFHFGPAYFRNHGDTTEPGDHFSVGPVLVDPHSRGRITLASADPQAAPVIDPAYLSDERDMQSLIAGVRQAREVASASPLSGLRGAEVLPGEGVRTDAGLRRHVQQECATLYHPVGTAALGDGDGAVVSRTLAVHGTRGLWVGDASVMPRIIHANTNSTSMMIGGRAAQFVLLGLQQA
- the argJ gene encoding bifunctional glutamate N-acetyltransferase/amino-acid acetyltransferase ArgJ, producing the protein MSGLTFPTGFTAAAMAAGIKPSGKTDLSGVTSAHDCTWAFAGTRSTTAAACVTRNRDLYAHGAPVRALLVNAGNANAATGRRGANDNADMADALGSVLNVDPEAVLTASTGIIGHLLPMDKVLSGIEHLPDELDSAADPFAAAIMTTDTHPKTASVTLSSGARIVGTAKGSGMIHPDMATMFAFAFTDAAIDQTALREAFPAIVNRTFNAVTVDGDTSTNDMAVVLCNGEAGPADLTEFLTALEGVMRDLARQIAADGEGATKLLTVQVSGARTEAEALAAARTCCVSPLLKSAVHGNDPNWGRVIMAVGRSGAQADIERLTVSVQGHPVFGGKPLPYDDAQVSASMKAEEVVFTIDLGVGDARGEAWGCDLSAEYVSINADYTT
- a CDS encoding shikimate dehydrogenase; amino-acid sequence: MPASDTPLALIGYPAPAARALRDLGLIAVNVPVGDTRAVMDACRALHFTGALVHDSQQIHLLDAVTPDTTARRVGRVDAISFAGEPHGTFALSDALTDTLEASGYATRGAAALLVGTDAHDLALALPLARLGFTDIGVAAENLPEAERAVRDLPAGLRAFPLSRRDPACQSFAERADLIVLTGGPLPTSLIQPYHTLIDLTGRINPERSGASSIDLSRLPLRRLARQLAHATDQRFHPDELEPVLPALSS
- a CDS encoding transposase, which gives rise to MPRIPSLPHSIITAQLNRVTSLSGLIPYSTLCKSAISKEMARDSFASTEDFKRRARNAPEGAFLAIDFVMVPHAGRTMEGVNYHYSGQAQTRLGHQFTSAALVRFGEDPVPLLERFKVSQALHTERYPYRTATQEMIHVVQDCLAAGVPMAGLLLDGEFGRDAAVTFSREHQIPVLIRAKANMTVQFEGEGLTLGALSRQFPPERCHLYAEFGWRVRRLSVTREVGGFDVLIVWRKVHGEWTRFFLFSTFGGDVTVRSLLRAWKARWGIEVIHRFFKQNLGLGRCHCRTIQAQENWVWCVVEAFHAVLRVRREVPGMTWRAAQRQAAQNAEKYVLTGMEQDGPLLDAA
- a CDS encoding serine/threonine-protein kinase → MQEFQITQPLTNRSPLAEQPGVYSESAEWDGQPVFVKTLAADDPDSQARFQHEGRVAASLHHPLVVSPLAITPTQLIFPFVTGGTLRERLERSPLGEEEATEVASGVLSAVAYLHARGVTHHDLKPENVMLLDGEPRWNNVRLIDFGMSHSQALPLDIHSGTRMGTPHFMAPEQFLGVRGDPRSDLYSVGVLLFDCLAGHPPYEDALGWLAGIRDRRAELPGPEPLHPLMRSALSRDRAQRPLSAAEMQQHLCSARLELGLPPLPVPAAPAALVTAHPVTADLIMEPPA